ACCTGTATagtaaacagcagcacaaatgctTGTTTATAATCACGGGGTTTAATGGGTGTTTACTAGGATTTTTATTTCAATAGATGGAGCGTCACCACGCCCAAATGGCAGAGCAGATCATATTTAGGTCACTCGAACGGCAGAAGTTTTCTAAGCACCAGATTGCCCTCTAGTCCCAACAGAATGATGTGCTCCAGTTTCATTTAATCAAGTTCCTCTTATTCTTTGCAGTCCTCTAATGTTCGGTGTCAGTGTCACCAAACTGAGCAGGATGGCCAAAAGCAACAGTTATTATTCATGAAATCACGCATTGTTTCCTTGTCAAGTTATGCAGACATGTTACTGTGGCTTTGCACCAGCTGCACGGTCCATTGTCACGAAAGGAAACTGTTTGCCAGCACACTGTGAGGAGGctacagacagactgataaATATATACTCGGGGAGTTTTGTGAGTCATCAGTCATGACTTAACTGTCAAATGTGGCAGTTTTTCAAGCACCTTCCTCCTTTGACAGCTAAGTTTGGCAGGTTATCAATCACTGTATTAAATGTGAAGATATCCGTGTTGGTTTTAGCTCATAGTTTAGTTGAAGTGCGCACAGTGTTGGTTATTCAGGTAGTTCTCCTGTCCAAGAACACACTGTTCTTTCAGTGCATAGTCAAGGACTGATGATAAACCTGCACCGTGCTTGTATATAGTAGAGGGACTTGCTCAGTTTGCCTACGAACTGGTGTTTCAGTGTTAGGGAGGCGATCTACCACTTCATTTATTCTGAAGATGTAGAAATGAATGGTAAACAAGAGTCCACAGcaagcatggctaaaaatgtaaCAGCAGTTTGGTTTATTAAAAACTAAAAGTAGCTTCCAATAAGTAAAACGTCTCTTTCTCTTTAGTTCTGGTTTAACAAACACTTCCCAAACATTTCCAAGAATTGCACTACAGGTACACTCAGTCCATTATTCTCGTACTCACCCTTGTTCTGCTAATAAGAATCTTGGAGCTCTTTTCTTGCCTATAATactgttttattgtctgtaaTCACATATAATAGGAGTCTGTAGCAAAGCTGTGCTTACATTAAACAGGCTGTAGCAGGCCTGGATACTTTACATCCTCCTGCATAGATTTTAATGGCATTTGATTCGTTGCTTATAGCTAAACCTATCAAGAGAGGAGGAGTTTGAGAGGCGtgaagtgatgaagtgatgaagatgaaggctGTGGGCAGGTTCAGGGTATAAATTGGCGTAATGATGTTATCTGTGATGCAAAAAGTGGCCACCTGCAAGATTAAAGTAATAGTTTGCATTTGTTGTGCTTGTGAGCTATGGTTTTGCAGGTGTCTGATAAATGCTGGTCTGTTTTCAGGCACACAGATTGTGTTGTCTGACGGTGAATCAGAACAGGGTTGGGGAAACTTTTTCCTGCCAAGGCCCATTTCACTTTTTCTAACATCTTTCATGGGCTGgactaaattattgaacacatgtatcacactaacctctgtgatAGCTGGAACGGCTTCTCtttgtctgatgtcagatggtagcgATGACGATGCtcctcacagctggttttctgGGTATGGGTCAGTCTGGAGCAGAGTCTTTGCAAGAGCCCGGAGGTTCCCCACCCTTGAATTAGAGCGTTACCCTGCGTGCCAGATGATGCAGGTGTATCTGTTACCTGGATTGTTGTCCTCGTCACACTACgcttcttccttcctctctttcagctTTGACGGAGAGACGTTTATATTTAATTCATTGGAAACCAAGAGCGTGAAAATGGTCAGTGGAGCACACAAGCTTCGACCGGGGTGCGTTAACACGTGTGTCCAGTGGATCGCCACTGTATATTCTTGCAGCGAGCCTCCAGCTCTTTCCCACTGTCATCACAGTGTGTTCGGTTGGGTTTGTGCTGATTAGAGAGGCTTAAGCACCTGGCAGACAGCACCCTCAGAGCTGGAGAGAATGTCTCTGCATGGCTGTCTGCCTGGCGGCGcaaaacaggagagagagaggggcaagTTGGGGCAGGGACATAAGGTGTGTGTGGGGTATTTGCATCTGTTTGATTCCCATGAAGCGCTTCAAGAAAGAGTTACATCAGGTTGTCTGTCtgattttgcatgtgtgttgtgcTCTGTCTAAAGCAGGCTCTCAAACTGTTGCTCTTCACAGTACATTTTAACTGTATGCACATGAAGCTGAGCAGCTGGtctttccctctcccctcccttccttctGGCACTCTGCCCTGCACATTTATTAGATGATACATGCAGCAACTTCACAAACAAAGTCAGTTGCCATCCCCTTTGGAGTTGTAGTATCTGTTCTCTAGATCAGCCTTTCTTTTAGGTTTAGAAAGAGGGAATTTGAGGACTGTGGTCACGTTCTAATattattttctgtgaatttgGAGGGAGGTTTAAATTCTACAGTTACAGTAAAGTAACACACGTGGGTCTTTTATAGGATGATGCCACTATTTAGAGACTCTATTAATTTCAATTCAGCCTCTTTTAGGTAAAAAAACAATGACTAAAGTAAAGTTAagtatttcagtgtttatttaaaaCTTTCAAGTAAATAGCAGCAATAAATGAAATATGAGTAAAAGGAAAACACTTTGAACATTTTAGAGACTTGGACTCATGACTCCTGGCCCTGATGTCAAGTTTGCTGTTGGTTAGAGATAAATGTTGAATGTGACAGCCGTGTTAGATCATGATCACTCTAAGATGAAAACCAAAAACTGGtttagaaaaatgacatttgatgcCTCTTCAGGTTTCCTACACTGTATGAAAATGTGTCAGACTGTCTTGGTCCTTCTTTCACAGAACAGTGCTCCTAATCTGAAATGAGTAGTCATAGCTCAGAGTTACATAGTGTTGCCATGGCTGCATATCACAAACACTCTTCACCAACATATGTGTCACTGGTTGTAatttgtttacagtgtgttgCAACTTATCTCCTGaaccctctgtctctgtttactGCCAGGGAATCCATATTTTAGCCAAACAAACCTTCCAACAGATGTTTGCTCATTTAAAATGTTCCACTTTAAATCCACCATTATTTAAATGTCATAAGATGAAATCATAATTCCCCCcttgagctgttttttttaaacacatttttttttttttcctcacgaGAGGCTGAAGTCTGCTTCTTGAATACACTGCTCACGCAGCATCTATCCATTAGATTTAGTGTGTTTATCCAAATCTGGGATGTAAACATCAGTTTGGGGGTTCATACATAATCACTGCCAGCCCGTTAGTACTGAGCGCAATCCACCAGTGACAGATGGTATCTTTAATATGTCAGTGATTAATATAGACGCAATTACAATGAGATCACAGAACCAGTGATAATATGAGCCCCTCATTAACGTGCAGTCGTGCCCCACCCATCACTCCAGGCCTCACCAGTCGAGTGTGTACTATCATGGGAACCAGATAAGTGTTGTTATAGACTGCCTTTACCAGACGCATGCATATCAGCTTTCAGTTTACATCTGTAGGTTGAAGCTTCCACTTAAGCAGTGGACTCTGTTGAAATAACAACCCATTTGTACTTGTTACCATGGACTCGTAACACATGcgattcatttcttttcttttctttgtacaCTGCTTTTGTCTTGAGTCACTCGGTAGGATCACGACCATGAGAATGTTTTCCATTTGTTCAGATGGCATACATTCCATGTCATGTCTGCTCAGCACACCAGGAAGTGAACAAACCCCTCAGCCGCAAATGAGTTTGAGGTGTCCTaaatgggaaaagaaaaagaaaaacagatgaagaaataGTCTAAACAACATAAATGCGActcaaaaacaaggaaaaagaaGTGTTTGCCACTTCTTTTGATCAGAAAAATTGTTTCTAGGAGAGCAGCTCTTGATTAAATGAGGAGTTTTAGACCTTATGTCATCCTTTGTATTCTGGCTGCATAGTaacaaatgtaatgtaattctCCTGGAAACAATGGGGAACATTTTGCACATGTGTGGCCatgtgctgcagagctgcaggcctctttttttttttaaaacatgtttttaatcttGTTTTAGGACTAGATCATTTTAAATCACTTACTCCCCCTTGTGGCAGAACAGTACAGTTCCATGTCTCTTAATGAAGTCAGAGGAATGAATatatttaaagttaaaatggTAAGTCATCTAAAGCAGTGCCGTGTTTATTAACAGTACTAAAGTTGTAGCATAATCAGAGGGAGCCACTGTGATGTCATTGTACCTCAAATCCCTGACAACagctttctcttctcttcagtGTTTACATGTATGATCTCAGTTTGATCTGAGCCCTGACTGACCAATCAGGAGCAAGCATGCAGATGGGGGAGCAACAGTGGGGATGCTGGGTATCTTGTCGAGCAGCGAGTGGGGGGACATACAGTAGAGAGGGATGGCAGGAATTAGGCTGCTGAGGATTAGTGTCTGAGATCTGATTGTCTATTGGCTGTGGAGACCTTCTGCACTCTGCACGGACCTGAactgacaacaacaacttcATCAAAAACAAGCCAGATTAtcattctgtctttatctttccGGGATGTTTTTTCAGTGGGTGGATTGCGGACGGCACCTTGACATCtaatttttcctcctctttctttaaCACAGCTTGGGCATAGTTTTGGTGAACTTTTTGATTGCTTTACAAGATTTGCGACACACCATGGTTGTGCTTCTGACTAACAGCTCTGGTGCTAGTTTCTACTGCTTTCCAACAGTCTTCAAGAGGAAAGGTGAGTGAAAGCAGCACACGCCAGTTGTTTGAAATTATTAGACAACTGACCTGATTGGTTTATGACTCAAACCAATTGCTACCTGTTGAAATTGCTTTTCAGCCATGAGCAGTACAGGCTGGATCAACTGGCTCGCCTGGGGCAGGCAGTAAAGCAATTAAAGTGTGGTCATTCACTGTCGCTGTAGACCATAAAAACCACTGTCAGATTGAAATGTGTGCTCTCTTCTCCTAATGCATGTGCTGTGATTCATAGTCTCACTTCAGCAACTCATATTTGCTTTAAATTGCAAGAAATTAAAGTCAGGAATTAGAATTGAGATTATTTGTAGGTAATTGCTCATTGGGATTTTCTCCCACCAGTAATGCTGTTAGAGAAGAGACAGTGGTAATAATTAGTAGCGATCACTGAGCTCATGACTGCCAAGGCTAATTCCAGCATGGTCTTATAGCGACAGTGCAGACAGTGGAGAACAGTAGGTGGCTAAATGCGGATCAGCTGTCACCATTACATAAAAGTGTCTTAGCCGGTTGTTAGCCCAATGATCCCAAACTGTCCTCTGGAAGCATCACAGAGTTGAATCACATGTCAGTCAGCAAATGTAAAGCTACTGTAACattagtttttgtcttttatctcAAGTTTTCTTAATTTTTACATAAAGTCTTTTTCAAATATAAAAATGGCAGCAATCTGTACAGAGTTTTTGACGTTCTAAATAAACCATAACATTAAATTTTTATACGACAATAAGTTATTAGAATGGATTATTAAGGTTGTTGGAGTTGACATATGACTTAACGCAGTTTGCATCTCAAAGcatgttgtcatgtttttaGATGGTGCCCATGGTTTGTGACATGGTTTTTCAGGTATTTTAAGATGATTAATGATAGCTTGCTCAAGATGCGACAGCGATTTAATTAGTATCCTTTCCACTGTCTAATTAAATGAGGGAGTCTTGGGGAAAATACAGAGTATATGTTGCAGGCGGTAGATTTTTGAAATGATAATCTCGTGTTAAGTCATTGTCAAAGTCACTAGAGTTAAATCCTCCCTGAGTGGAACTGGAGTTCAGCCTTTTtaatttgcacacacactctcatgtaTTAAATGTCAAACTTGTTTACCGTTCCTGTCCTTAAATGTCCCCATCAGACACCTGAATGCTCTCATCCTGTCCATATGGTCCCCTTATCTACTGTTATAGTAACACAGAGCTTTGGGTTCATCCAGGCTgatcccctctcccctctctctacCTCCAGCTGTCCCAAAGCGAGATGATGATGACAGGACCCGATCTCCCCCATTGTTCCAGGAGAACGTGTTCATTGAGGCCAGCAGGCCCAAATACCTGGAGAACCTTCACACTGAAGCCCTGGAGGGATTGAAAATGATGCAACAGGAAGGTACAAAACACTCTAGTGATACGGTCTATGCACAAAATTAGAGGTGTCCCATGCCAAGATGTTGATAATTGTTTGCATATTACTCAAGAGGGTGTGCATCAGAGGATATAAACACTGCTAAGCATTTTAAATGGCATTATAAATCTGCAGAGATAAATGTTACTCTCCTCACAGAAACCAACAATGGAGTGGAGTACCAGGATAATGAAAGCACAGTTGTAAGTGACACACAGAATTGCATTTTTTATCTGAAACATACTACAAATGCAAAGTTCTtgtacaagtttttttttttttttttttctccttcggTCAGTCGACAATGACAGCCCACACAGACGGGGAAGGTGGAGGGTTTGTTACAGACAGTACCATTGCTGACACAACTTCTGTCATCTCTGTACAATCATCTGTGTCCACAAGATCATCCCGCTCTGGACTCACCAGGCAAGGTAAGCACTAACATAAGTACTATTTATAACTCGTCTTGGTCATTTTACAACACATGGTGAGGTGCACACATAAAATAACTGACTGAACATTTAATGGTGAGATGTGCAGACTGGAATCAGCTTAAATGGATCATTAGatgatgtttttcatctgctctcTCATGCCACTGTCTGACCAGAATCAACATTCAGGCCCTTGAACTCTGAGAAGAAGCCAGAAAAGGCCAGGAGGAGAAGacacaagaagactgctgaggGTATCCCAAAGCATGTTCAGAGAGAACTGGGTATGCAGCTCATCATTTAACTGCCTTACATACAAACAACATGTCTCTATGAATTACTCTTTAAATTGAATGAGCTACACTCAGAAATATCATGGTGTTCAATGTTACAGTTTTCTTTATAGAAaataaatggatggatggtttcTGTACACCTGACATACTGTCCATTTctttaattattaatattaactTGTGCTAACTGGTCCTCTTGTCTTCTATCAGGTCTTGACAGGGTGGGTTGGACACTGACTCAGAGGTTAGATGAGGAACAGCTTCATAACGGTGAAACTGATAGTGATgggccacagcaggcagcagagtcACAAAAAGGAACCGGTGCCAATGCCATCCATCCCCTCAACAAAGACCAACTCAAGCAGCTCGGTGCCACCCATGCTGGTCATAGGGATGACCTGGCCCTGCTGCACTGCCTGGGCCCTGACTTGTCAGGTGAGCAGAGGCCTCAGTCCCTGGCTGTGCCCTGGATGACCACTGCCAACAGCCTCCAGCAGGAGCCACCCAGCCCTGTCATGTCCATGTCACCCCAGGCCGCCTACATGTCCAAAATCATTCCCAATGCTGTGCTGCCACCCTCTATCGAAGTGGTGGAAATCAGCCGGGGACGGAGTCGCAACAGTGTCCGCACTGTCAGCAAGAGCAGCCTGCTGTTGTCCAGCCCAGCCCCCTCTCGTGCTTCCTCTAGAgcctccaccatcacctccgCCTCCCGCCACAACGCTCCCAATCCGTCCGACAGCTCTTGTTGGAGCAACTCTGAATCCTCAGAGACCTTGGTATCTGACTCCTCAAccatctccagcagcagcacccccAGACAGAAGAAGTCACAGGATAGGGATGATTCTGCTAAAGAGGACAAAATCAGTATTCACTCCTCCATCAGCAAGGCTTCCAAATGCACCTTGAATGGCAAGCTTGTGATTAAGGGAGATGAGGTTAAAAAAGAGGGGCCATTTGCGCGAAGCCTCTCTGTTATGAAGCCAAAGAGggctcctcctccaccaaacCGCTCTTATTCCCTTCACAACAAGATGAAGAGACGGTCACGTGATCTGGCAGAGGTTAGGGTAATTTCAGGGGAATCTTCTCTCCATACCGTCTCAGCCGCAGGtgaggaaaatgacaaaaacaaatctggaTCGTCTCCTGTGCCCTCCAGAATCATAGACAGCCCTGGATACAATGCTGACACCAGTTCTCTGGATGACTCTGCAGGGTCAGCGTCCTTCAGTCCACTCAGATCCCAGCTGCAGGCGCTAAAGGCAGAGGAAGCTGCAAAGGTTGAGGAAACTGCTTCCAAACACGCTTCACAAGAGAAGCAGGAACCACTGCCTGAGAATAAGCTAAGCAAGACATTGTCTCCGTCCAGTGGCTACTCCAGCCATGATGGCACATCTACACACGTTTCTAAACAGACCCACAGCTCATCTCCAAGGCACAAGAGAGGCATCTTTGCAAAGCTTCAAAAGCTTTTTCCTGGGTCCACTCCTGCTGCTTCAACACCGCCCCCTCCCACACAGCCAGAGGCTcttgaaaacacagaacacacagaggatcCTGCCAGTGTCAGTCCTTCTGTCAGGGCATTGAGAGAACTCTTCAATATCCCTCCTCCACCTAAAGTCCAtgcacctccacctcctcctccagaggtATGGGCTCATAGCAAGCGTACCTTTGAGTTGCTACTGGGACCCCCGGCACCTGATAACATTCAAGCCATCATAAAGAAGAATCCAAAGGACAGGAGACAACAGAGGAAGTCTCCCTCTGCTTCTACAGAGGGCTCTGTGAAGAGCTTGGTGGTAGAACGAAAACACAAGTATCCAGCACCGACAGTGGAGTCCATGAATGGATCCCTACATACGCTAGAGACAAAGAAGGTTCAAGAAAGtgagattttgaatgcagagaACAGTGACAGACTGGCTGAACAGAATGTTGATttgaaagaaaatagaaaagtgACAGTTAAAGATGAGAAAGTAAGAGTAAGTGACATATTAAATGGGATGTTAGTGAAGGCTGTAGTGAGACGTGAAGAAAGGATATCAGCagtgagacaggaagaaagCAAAAAGACTAACGTGGATACGCTACCTGCAATTTCATTAGTACACAATCCTCCATCTACCCAAACCCCCACCAAACAGACCACAGAGGTTGCTTCTGCTGCATCAACACAAGTTGTATCCCCTGAGTCATTCTggcccccaccacctccaccaatgcGCCTCAGTGTGCCCGATGAAATTGATTTTCCTCTTCCGCCTCCCCCAATGTTTGGTGAGGAGGCGTTAGTTATACCTGTTCAGGTGCCGCCAGAGAGGTCCAGTCCTGGTGGTGACTCTTGTGCAACTACGTCTGTTTTATCGGGGTTGAAAACAGAATGTGTTAGGGTGACCACAGAGGCTGAACCACAGCAGCCCAGTACGTCCCAGGGGATCGCACCTCCACCCCTTAATATCCCACCTCCCCCTCCATATACAGCTCCCCCACCACCAATGGAGGCAGTCTACCATCCTACAATTAAAAAGGTCTCTCCACTGCCTAAAGAGGTTTCCCCTCTGCTACCAATTAAAGAAATCTCTCTGCCACCACCTATAGAGGTTTCTCCACCCCCACCTAAAGAGatttctcctccaccaccacctaAAGAGGTTTCTCCACCACCATTTGAAGAGGTTTCTCCTGCACCACTGCCATCACCTAAAGAGGTTTCTccactgccaccaccaccacctaaAGAGgtttctcctccaccacctaCAGAAGTCTCTCCTCTACCACCCAAACCGGTTTCTCCTGTGAGGCCCAAAGagttctctcctcctctggttcAAATACCACCCCCTCCTCTTGTTAAAGATGTTTCCTCCACTATGGCTATGGTGGTATCCTCTTCACCAGTTAAAGAGGTCTCCCCTTCACTGGTTATCGGAGTCTCGCCTCTGCCTCCTCAAGAGGTCTCCATTCTGTCCACTGAAGAGGTTCCTCCATCTTCACAAGAGAATGCCCATCATTCTTCTGAGGAGGCAACATCTATTAGCAAACTCACTCCACCACAAAGTATTCCACCTCCGCCACCTCTGCTGTCCCAATCCCAGTTGTCAGAGCAGGAGATTGATCTCCCTGAGGAGAACATCCCATCTGAATCTGAAAGTAACCTGGTTTCATCTAACAGTATTCTCACTCCCCCTCAGAGTATTCCACCACTGCCTCCCATACAGGTTCTCCACCAACCTGAGGTTGTGCCCCCAAACACTGATCGGCCAACAACCTCGGAGGCCTCCAATTCACCACCATCTGAAGCCTCTGTCCCATCAGCCCTTGAAAACTCTCCATCAACTGAAAAGGCTCAAGAATCTGCTCTTTCTCCAGCTGCAAACATTCCTTTACCTCCGCCTTTACCTGCGCAGGGTCTTGCCAACATTAAGCACCAGCCTATTCCTGCAAGCACAGAAAACCAAACTCCAGAGCCGACCTCTGCCCCTGTTGTACAGGAGGATCCCACTCCCATTGTCACCCCCTCCATCCTGCAGATGGTCAAGCTGCGGTCTGTCAGTAGCAGCCCTGAGCCTCCTAAAGCTCAGGAGGAACCAGAGGTTGAGGTCACGATGAGGAGTCAGCAGCCCAGCAGTCATGTCCCAACCTCATCTTCCAGTGGTGAGGCTCCTCAGAAGCCCATCAGAAGGTCTATGATCATGATATCTCCTCCACCCACTTCTCCACCTGCCATCATTACTTCAGAACCAGCTCTGCCCAAGTCACAGTCTCTTGTGGTTCCAGCTGTGTCTTCAGCCACAGTCCTCTCCCCTACCAAAAAGTCTCCTCCTGCTGTGACCGCCTCTCCTTCTATGAACCTACAGGAGGCCATCCGCCTGAGGACAGCAGCCAGATCAAAAAGCAGCCCTGCTTCTCGCCTCAGCTTGCACTCACCAACTTCACCAATAGACCTCCATAAGTCTCCCTCCAGCACAGCAAGCTTTATCTTCTCCAAGAGCAACAAGAAGGCGGTGATTGAGACCAAGCCAGCACCAGAGACCAAGGCAATCATACAGAATAACTTGGAGGTTTCCTCTGAAACAAAGGTGATGAGCGAAGCAGAGTTGGTGAAGAAGGAAATCAAGGTGCCACCACCTGTTGCAAAGAAACCCAAAGCAAAGGGCAAAGAGATTGAGACCAGTGAAGGGAAGGAGCAAACTGCAGGACAGGAAGTACTGCAAGAGAGTATCAAAGGTAAGagatattatattataataataGTGGCTCCATGATGCTAGCCTGCTCACAGAGACAGTACTAACATGCTGCTATTCAAGCTACGCTCACATCATTTTGACCATAATTATGAGCAACCAAGTCAGAATTACTGTTCATGTCAGTTTCAAAGTTGTAACTCCCACTTACATATCTGTAATATATGACAGTGACAATATAAAAAGTCAATGAAAAGCCACCATCACTGGCAGTAACCTttgaatataatatatatttataatatGGTTTGTTAACAAACCTCTTCAGATATGTAACACTGTGAAACCAGTTGTGCTCTCCTGACATTGCCTGAATGCAGCTTTAGGAGGTGTAACATTTGTCATCTTATTTACcatcttaatttttttttcttgtaaaactCTTGTAAAATTCTGCCTAAACTCTCCAACCTCagatgctgcagagaaaacaaatgggACAGCAGGTACTGTTGAAGGAGGAGGGACGCCATCCGACATGATTGTAAAGACTGAAGGAGACCTGGGAAGGACTTATTAATTCCACTGAATTTGCTGCAAGTCGATCTTTGTGTTTAAAGACAAGAAACTGGATTTGGATAGATGAGATGCTTATTTGATGTTAATGGTGTGGGTCTTAATTTGTGCAAGTtctcactttgcattttgctAAGAGTAAATACAGCACGTGTTCTTTTGCCAGAGGGTCCTCTGCGCTTTACAGCTGCAAGAGATGGGAATATAGCGCCCTCTAGTGTCAAGCGCTGATTGTACTACTTATGTCCTGCTGAATCAGAGCTTTAGTCAGTACTCATAACAATGGGACTTTTGGGTGCTCATCTGTAAATATAGCAACACTTTGTACATTTAACATATCCAGTAATGGTGGATCTGTGCTACAGAgttctgttctgtatttttttccaaaagAGTTTCCACACCAGTTATATTtgttaaaaatattaattatctTAAGTTATTTTTCCTGTGTTCATGTTCAGAGGAGGGTCTCTGCAGACAGAATGTCTTTGCAATACTGTGTTAAACCCTAATATCATTTAAATCAAATCTGATTATATAACTCTTAGTAATCCAAATATATGTTCTCAAAAATCCCTTGTCATTTTTTATGATTGAAAGCTATGCATGTGCATGACCATTAATGCCACAAAAACCTGAGCAGATATGTAAAGCAACACTAGAATCATTATTGTGGagtacattttctgctgcttttagtTACTGATAATGGAAACGTCTTTCCTCACAGTTATGGCTCAGACAGTGGGATATTTCTGTGTTGAACTCTTAATATATTTGACTGGTTTCAGAGACTGTAATAAATGATTATTCATAATGGAAAGAATAAAGATTTATGGACGGATCAAATTCACTATTTAGTTTTCTTCTAAATTTCCTGTTAGTCTGATAACAGACTGGTGCTGCGTTTTCCCTGACATTTGCATACCATCTTCTTATTTCAACCCTCAAGGCTGTATGGCTTAGTATAATGTAACCTTTCCCATGTGTCAGAAATgtacttaaatatacttaaaatgaagtgaaattaaagtacaccTTAATTAAACAGGCTAATAGTGTACCacaaaggacttgaaaataagtatacttttcgtaagtacactttattacaagtatttgtaatttagtacacTTCTTAAAAGGTACACTTCAGTACAATTTATTTTATaatacaataacaataatgtaCTTATTATaaatactttgaaataccactaAAAGTTTTGCAGAATTAGTACATTAATTTTTAAATGAACATCTATTTAGACGTACACTTTGCAAAAAtatatgtcaaacatactttaaatgaagcacaaaaagTTACTCATGACTTTTCTATACTTCAGTGTTATATCTAATACACCAAGGAATACTACTTTTCACCCTGGGTTGACTTTATTTATCTATGCCAGCTGCTTTTAGGATTCATAATgttgaaga
This window of the Chaetodon auriga isolate fChaAug3 chromosome 14, fChaAug3.hap1, whole genome shotgun sequence genome carries:
- the LOC143331643 gene encoding uncharacterized protein LOC143331643 — its product is MSNRDSLGFGDLIPQDVVDIFAQEKHSKRGQKKRSHSLGRALGWLKGKKRKDLGAKGQGLGLGPALDLALDGHPAGHQGGHKGGQRGRQTHPQGLAVPKRDDDDRTRSPPLFQENVFIEASRPKYLENLHTEALEGLKMMQQEETNNGVEYQDNESTVSTMTAHTDGEGGGFVTDSTIADTTSVISVQSSVSTRSSRSGLTRQESTFRPLNSEKKPEKARRRRHKKTAEGIPKHVQRELGLDRVGWTLTQRLDEEQLHNGETDSDGPQQAAESQKGTGANAIHPLNKDQLKQLGATHAGHRDDLALLHCLGPDLSGEQRPQSLAVPWMTTANSLQQEPPSPVMSMSPQAAYMSKIIPNAVLPPSIEVVEISRGRSRNSVRTVSKSSLLLSSPAPSRASSRASTITSASRHNAPNPSDSSCWSNSESSETLVSDSSTISSSSTPRQKKSQDRDDSAKEDKISIHSSISKASKCTLNGKLVIKGDEVKKEGPFARSLSVMKPKRAPPPPNRSYSLHNKMKRRSRDLAEVRVISGESSLHTVSAAGEENDKNKSGSSPVPSRIIDSPGYNADTSSLDDSAGSASFSPLRSQLQALKAEEAAKVEETASKHASQEKQEPLPENKLSKTLSPSSGYSSHDGTSTHVSKQTHSSSPRHKRGIFAKLQKLFPGSTPAASTPPPPTQPEALENTEHTEDPASVSPSVRALRELFNIPPPPKVHAPPPPPPEVWAHSKRTFELLLGPPAPDNIQAIIKKNPKDRRQQRKSPSASTEGSVKSLVVERKHKYPAPTVESMNGSLHTLETKKVQESEILNAENSDRLAEQNVDLKENRKVTVKDEKVRVSDILNGMLVKAVVRREERISAVRQEESKKTNVDTLPAISLVHNPPSTQTPTKQTTEVASAASTQVVSPESFWPPPPPPMRLSVPDEIDFPLPPPPMFGEEALVIPVQVPPERSSPGGDSCATTSVLSGLKTECVRVTTEAEPQQPSTSQGIAPPPLNIPPPPPYTAPPPPMEAVYHPTIKKVSPLPKEVSPLLPIKEISLPPPIEVSPPPPKEISPPPPPKEVSPPPFEEVSPAPLPSPKEVSPLPPPPPKEVSPPPPTEVSPLPPKPVSPVRPKEFSPPLVQIPPPPLVKDVSSTMAMVVSSSPVKEVSPSLVIGVSPLPPQEVSILSTEEVPPSSQENAHHSSEEATSISKLTPPQSIPPPPPLLSQSQLSEQEIDLPEENIPSESESNLVSSNSILTPPQSIPPLPPIQVLHQPEVVPPNTDRPTTSEASNSPPSEASVPSALENSPSTEKAQESALSPAANIPLPPPLPAQGLANIKHQPIPASTENQTPEPTSAPVVQEDPTPIVTPSILQMVKLRSVSSSPEPPKAQEEPEVEVTMRSQQPSSHVPTSSSSGEAPQKPIRRSMIMISPPPTSPPAIITSEPALPKSQSLVVPAVSSATVLSPTKKSPPAVTASPSMNLQEAIRLRTAARSKSSPASRLSLHSPTSPIDLHKSPSSTASFIFSKSNKKAVIETKPAPETKAIIQNNLEVSSETKVMSEAELVKKEIKVPPPVAKKPKAKGKEIETSEGKEQTAGQEVLQESIKDAAEKTNGTAGTVEGGGTPSDMIVKTEGDLGRTY